A stretch of the Bordetella genomosp. 8 genome encodes the following:
- a CDS encoding ester cyclase produces the protein MTKTELEARYTDYIACLNRQDWTSLGRYVHDDVWHNGRPLGLSGYRAMLEKDLEQIPDLRFHIERLLVDPPRVACRLRFDVTPKAVFMGLPVNGRRVSFREHAFYEFRDGRIFDVRSVIDKAAIEAQL, from the coding sequence ATGACGAAGACCGAACTGGAAGCACGCTATACCGATTACATCGCCTGCCTGAACCGGCAGGACTGGACCAGCCTGGGGCGCTACGTCCATGACGACGTCTGGCACAATGGCCGGCCGCTGGGCCTGTCCGGCTATCGCGCCATGCTCGAAAAAGACCTCGAACAGATACCGGACTTGCGCTTCCACATCGAGAGGCTGCTGGTCGACCCGCCACGCGTCGCGTGCAGGCTGCGCTTCGACGTTACGCCGAAAGCCGTGTTCATGGGGCTTCCGGTGAACGGGCGGCGAGTGTCGTTCCGCGAGCACGCCTTCTACGAATTCCGGGACGGCCGGATTTTCGACGTGCGCTCCGTCATCGACAAGGCCGCCATCGAAGCGCAGCTTTGA
- a CDS encoding alpha/beta fold hydrolase translates to MNTTASASARVLDCGPASLPDPRFEGYSHRFQTVEGIRMHYVEAGDRERDTVVLVAGYPQSWYAWRKVIPALAERYHVIAPDLPGQGDSDRPLEGYDTRTLAERLHGLLAVLGLRHYHLAAHDVGAWVAYPYAMLFGDEVRRLALFDAGIPGITLPDALPAAPDRAWRTWHFAFHAVPDLPESLITGKEEIYLDWFLRRKAANPQSFTEADMAEYLRLFTKEGGLRAGLAYYRAAHLSARQNRELNSKGRLQIPLLAVSADQGSIPDMAGPLRAYADDVRGVLITHCGHFIPEEQPAAATAALLDFFGDAQARESVA, encoded by the coding sequence ATGAATACGACTGCTTCCGCCTCCGCCCGCGTCCTGGACTGCGGGCCGGCCTCCTTGCCGGATCCCCGGTTCGAGGGTTACAGCCATCGCTTCCAAACCGTGGAAGGCATCCGCATGCACTACGTCGAAGCGGGGGATCGCGAGCGGGACACAGTGGTCCTGGTCGCCGGCTATCCACAGAGCTGGTACGCCTGGCGCAAAGTCATTCCGGCCCTGGCCGAACGCTATCACGTGATCGCGCCTGACCTGCCCGGCCAGGGCGATTCCGACCGGCCGCTGGAAGGCTACGACACCAGGACCCTGGCCGAGCGCCTGCATGGCCTGCTCGCCGTCTTGGGCCTGCGTCACTACCATCTGGCCGCGCACGATGTCGGCGCATGGGTCGCCTACCCCTACGCCATGCTGTTCGGCGACGAGGTCCGTCGGCTCGCCCTGTTCGACGCCGGCATTCCGGGGATCACCTTGCCCGACGCCCTGCCCGCGGCGCCGGATCGCGCCTGGCGCACCTGGCACTTCGCCTTCCATGCGGTGCCGGACCTGCCCGAATCGCTGATCACGGGCAAGGAGGAGATCTACCTGGACTGGTTCCTGCGGCGCAAGGCTGCGAACCCGCAAAGCTTCACTGAAGCCGACATGGCCGAATACCTGCGCCTATTCACCAAGGAAGGCGGGTTGCGCGCCGGCCTGGCCTACTACCGCGCCGCGCACCTGTCCGCGCGGCAGAACCGCGAACTGAACAGCAAGGGCCGATTGCAAATTCCGCTGCTCGCGGTCAGCGCCGACCAAGGCTCCATTCCCGACATGGCCGGTCCGCTGCGCGCCTATGCCGACGACGTGCGAGGCGTGCTCATCACCCACTGCGGCCACTTCATCCCGGAAGAACAGCCCGCGGCCGCCACGGCGGCGCTGCTCGACTTCTTCGGCGACGCCCAGGCCCGGGAGAGCGTCGCATGA
- a CDS encoding TetR/AcrR family transcriptional regulator: MAAVLDGAMRIFRERGYHATSITDLSDATGLTAGSIYKAFQDKRGLFLAAFDRYVDERGQDLWRRLDLQPDAREKIRAVLLFYADSSQGEQGRLGCLVVGSATVLSTFDADVAARIEASLRRIQDLLRTLLREGQRDGSIAADISVSAMSSVLLAVLQGFRVIGKSGRTAKEMRRAADEAMRLLGQPPGVPS; encoded by the coding sequence ATGGCCGCCGTCCTGGACGGCGCCATGCGGATTTTCCGCGAGCGGGGCTATCACGCGACCTCCATTACCGACCTCAGCGATGCGACGGGCCTTACCGCCGGCAGCATCTACAAGGCGTTCCAGGACAAGCGCGGCCTGTTCCTGGCCGCCTTCGATCGCTATGTCGACGAGCGCGGCCAGGATCTGTGGCGCAGGCTGGATCTCCAGCCCGACGCCCGCGAAAAGATCCGGGCAGTACTGCTTTTCTACGCGGACTCGTCACAGGGCGAACAAGGCCGGCTGGGCTGCCTGGTCGTCGGCAGCGCCACGGTCCTGTCCACCTTCGATGCGGACGTCGCCGCCCGCATCGAAGCCAGCCTGCGGCGCATCCAGGACCTGCTGCGGACATTGCTGCGGGAAGGACAGCGCGACGGCTCGATCGCGGCCGACATATCCGTTTCCGCCATGAGCAGCGTGTTGCTCGCCGTCCTGCAGGGATTCCGCGTCATCGGCAAGTCCGGGCGCACAGCCAAGGAAATGCGCCGCGCGGCGGACGAAGCCATGCGGCTGCTAGGCCAACCACCAGGAGTTCCATCATGA
- a CDS encoding DUF72 domain-containing protein: MKISESLALASSPTLVGCAGWSLSSQDQGTFASEGSHLERYARVFPCVEINSSFYRSHQAQTYARWADSVPDAFRFSVKLPRTITHDARLQRCEGLLRAFLDEVAALEKKLGCILIQLPPSLALEARQAGRFLSVLRRHTSVPVACEPRHPSWFTPRGADLLRGAQVACVRAHPSPVPGADPVGDPSLFYIRLHGAPDMYYSAYDETFIQAVAARVDEARAQHRLVWCIFDNTARGAAIPNALALMRSLSTRPRPT, translated from the coding sequence ATGAAAATTTCCGAAAGCCTCGCGTTGGCATCTTCCCCAACCCTCGTCGGTTGCGCCGGCTGGTCGCTATCGTCGCAGGACCAGGGCACCTTCGCTTCGGAAGGTAGCCACCTCGAACGCTACGCACGTGTCTTTCCCTGCGTGGAAATCAATTCTTCCTTCTATCGCTCGCATCAGGCGCAGACCTACGCTCGGTGGGCGGACAGTGTTCCGGACGCCTTCCGCTTCAGCGTGAAATTGCCCCGGACCATCACCCACGATGCGCGCCTGCAGCGGTGCGAAGGATTGTTGCGTGCGTTCCTGGACGAGGTCGCGGCGCTGGAAAAGAAGCTGGGCTGCATCCTGATCCAGCTGCCGCCCAGCCTTGCGCTGGAAGCGCGGCAGGCCGGGCGCTTCCTGTCCGTGCTGCGCAGGCACACATCCGTGCCGGTCGCGTGCGAGCCGCGTCATCCCAGCTGGTTCACGCCGCGTGGCGCCGATCTGTTGCGGGGCGCCCAAGTGGCCTGCGTGCGGGCGCATCCATCGCCGGTGCCCGGCGCCGACCCGGTGGGCGATCCGTCCTTGTTCTATATACGGCTGCACGGGGCGCCGGATATGTATTACTCGGCGTACGACGAGACGTTCATCCAGGCGGTCGCGGCGCGTGTGGACGAGGCGCGCGCGCAGCACAGGCTTGTTTGGTGCATCTTCGACAATACCGCGCGCGGCGCGGCGATTCCGAATGCCCTGGCGCTCATGCGGTCGCTTTCGACGCGTCCCAGGCCGACATGA